Proteins found in one Collinsella aerofaciens genomic segment:
- a CDS encoding phosphoglycerate dehydrogenase encodes MRKIKTIDDITKDGKVEFGEGYEFVSTAEEADAILMRSTDLHGYELPEGIRAIARCGAGVNNIPVEEYAKKGVVVFNSPGANSNAVKELVLGMLVLSSRGVVQSMNWVRDNADDPEIQVDAEKAKKAFVGRELKGKRIGVIGLGNVGSKVANACVDLGMDVYGYDPFISVEHAWVLSREVQRVGTLEDLCRGCDYLTVHVPSKADTIGMISTEQINLLAPDAVLINYARETIIDEDAVDAALREGKLSWFSCDFATPKTVKMPNTFITTHSGAGTGEAEANCADMAISELKDYLENGNIAHSVNYPACSMGKARAASRIACLHANVPNMIGQITAILAKDNANVQRMTNESAGENAYTMFDTDEHLDSSTIEALKQIPSMYRVRVIK; translated from the coding sequence ATGCGCAAGATTAAGACCATCGACGACATCACCAAGGACGGCAAAGTCGAGTTTGGCGAGGGCTACGAATTTGTGAGCACCGCCGAGGAGGCCGACGCCATCCTGATGCGCTCGACTGACCTGCACGGCTACGAGCTGCCCGAGGGCATCCGCGCCATCGCCCGCTGCGGCGCCGGCGTCAACAACATCCCCGTCGAGGAGTACGCCAAGAAGGGCGTCGTCGTCTTTAACTCCCCCGGCGCCAACAGCAACGCCGTTAAGGAGCTCGTCCTAGGCATGCTGGTGCTCTCGAGCCGCGGCGTGGTGCAATCGATGAACTGGGTGCGCGACAACGCCGACGATCCCGAGATTCAGGTCGATGCCGAGAAGGCCAAGAAGGCCTTTGTGGGCCGCGAGCTCAAGGGCAAGCGCATCGGTGTCATCGGCCTGGGCAACGTGGGCTCCAAGGTCGCCAACGCCTGCGTCGACCTGGGCATGGACGTTTACGGCTACGACCCGTTCATTTCCGTCGAGCATGCGTGGGTGCTGAGCCGCGAGGTGCAGCGTGTGGGCACGCTCGAGGATCTCTGCCGCGGCTGCGACTACCTCACCGTACACGTGCCCAGCAAGGCCGACACCATCGGCATGATCAGCACCGAGCAGATCAACCTGCTGGCCCCGGACGCCGTGCTGATCAACTACGCACGCGAGACCATCATTGACGAGGACGCCGTCGACGCTGCCCTGCGCGAGGGCAAGCTGAGCTGGTTTAGCTGCGACTTTGCCACGCCCAAGACCGTCAAGATGCCGAACACGTTTATCACCACGCACTCGGGCGCCGGCACTGGCGAGGCCGAGGCCAACTGCGCCGATATGGCCATCAGCGAGCTCAAGGATTACCTGGAGAACGGCAACATCGCACATAGCGTCAACTACCCCGCCTGCAGCATGGGCAAGGCGCGCGCCGCAAGCCGCATCGCCTGCCTGCACGCCAACGTGCCCAACATGATCGGCCAGATCACGGCCATTCTCGCCAAGGACAACGCCAACGTGCAGCGTATGACCAACGAGTCCGCTGGCGAGAACGCCTACACCATGTTCGACACCGACGAGCACCTGGACAGCAGCACCATCGAGGCGCTCAAGCAGATTCCGTCGATGTATCGCGTGCGCGTAATCAAATAG
- a CDS encoding M20 family metallopeptidase has product MVDTDFAWRLTQGLVRIDSSDPGAYEDEIERYIKALVEERVAQLSHPVLHAVQVEELEVLPGRRNLMVTVPGLSDEPRLVYICHMDTVTLGDGWDADIPPLGAIVRNDKLYGRGACDMKGGLACAIAALVHTLERVAAEGELPRRGFSLICSVDEEDFMRGSEAAIDAGWVGSREWVLDTEPTDGQIQAAHKGRTWFEIEMAGVTAHASQPWKGADAVAAMAEVVCSLRRAFVALPAHDELGPSTITFGQIEGGYRPYVVPDRAKVWVDMRLTPPTDTAAATRMVEQAIAVAEAAVPGCHGSYTVTGDRPAIERDPSSPLLAALKRAADDVTGADTTVGFFTGYTDTAVIAGKTGNRNCMSYGSGSLALAHKPNEYVPHADIVRCQQVLIALADNVLWDASGQVGA; this is encoded by the coding sequence ATGGTTGATACAGATTTTGCTTGGCGGCTTACGCAAGGACTCGTGCGGATCGACAGCTCAGACCCGGGTGCGTATGAGGACGAGATTGAGCGCTATATCAAAGCGTTGGTTGAGGAACGGGTGGCACAGCTGAGCCATCCGGTGCTCCATGCCGTGCAGGTTGAGGAACTCGAGGTGCTGCCCGGGCGCCGCAACCTTATGGTCACCGTGCCGGGACTGAGCGACGAGCCACGGCTCGTCTATATCTGCCATATGGATACCGTTACGCTGGGCGATGGCTGGGACGCGGACATTCCGCCGCTCGGAGCGATCGTGCGCAACGATAAACTCTATGGCCGCGGTGCCTGCGATATGAAGGGTGGCCTGGCCTGCGCCATTGCCGCACTGGTCCATACGCTCGAGCGCGTGGCGGCAGAAGGCGAGCTGCCCCGCCGTGGCTTCTCACTCATTTGCTCGGTCGACGAGGAGGACTTTATGCGCGGCTCAGAGGCCGCGATCGATGCCGGCTGGGTCGGCTCGCGCGAATGGGTGCTGGACACCGAACCCACCGACGGACAGATCCAGGCGGCGCACAAGGGGCGCACGTGGTTCGAGATTGAAATGGCTGGCGTAACGGCGCATGCGAGCCAGCCGTGGAAGGGCGCGGATGCCGTCGCCGCCATGGCCGAGGTCGTGTGTTCGCTCCGTCGCGCGTTTGTGGCGCTGCCCGCGCACGATGAGCTGGGGCCTTCGACCATCACGTTTGGCCAAATCGAGGGCGGATATCGCCCCTATGTCGTGCCCGACCGCGCCAAAGTCTGGGTCGACATGCGCCTGACCCCGCCGACCGATACGGCCGCCGCGACGCGCATGGTAGAGCAAGCCATCGCCGTTGCCGAAGCCGCGGTCCCCGGCTGCCATGGAAGCTACACCGTGACAGGCGACCGCCCCGCTATCGAGCGCGATCCAAGCTCTCCTCTTCTAGCCGCGCTCAAGCGTGCCGCCGATGACGTGACGGGGGCGGACACGACCGTCGGCTTCTTTACCGGCTACACCGACACCGCTGTCATTGCCGGCAAGACAGGTAACCGCAATTGCATGAGCTACGGTTCCGGGTCGCTCGCGCTCGCGCACAAGCCCAACGAATATGTGCCCCATGCCGATATCGTTCGTTGTCAGCAGGTGCTGATCGCGCTCGCCGATAACGTGCTCTGGGACGCGAGCGGCCAAGTTGGGGCATAA
- a CDS encoding DUF1015 family protein: MKALPFPCIRPAQDRVLEALPAMGSILSGNDALRGAIADGLMLKDPGAAYYVYECSGEPGRVTGVVAICPTSVLAGGKGVASADVAAAAHAIAELKVQPRPVSLAYEASPVMDIILGAAKEGASLYAVTDPAGITHRAWEVKREDAVGAIRAMLDQAPEPALVDDPTYAAALVGASQLLTDDARAAGTYTGKEPFIFAVAVLFPAAQVSGAAPQVPTGLLTHQVARF, encoded by the coding sequence ATGAAAGCACTTCCGTTTCCCTGCATCCGCCCGGCTCAGGACCGCGTGCTCGAGGCGCTGCCTGCAATGGGCAGCATCCTGAGCGGCAACGATGCTCTGCGCGGAGCCATTGCCGATGGCCTGATGCTCAAGGACCCGGGCGCGGCGTATTACGTGTACGAATGCTCGGGCGAGCCGGGGCGCGTAACAGGTGTCGTGGCGATCTGCCCGACGAGTGTACTTGCGGGCGGCAAGGGCGTTGCCAGCGCTGACGTGGCCGCCGCTGCGCACGCGATCGCCGAACTCAAAGTTCAGCCTCGTCCCGTGTCGCTCGCCTACGAGGCCTCGCCCGTCATGGATATCATCCTGGGCGCCGCCAAAGAGGGCGCGTCGCTCTACGCCGTCACCGACCCCGCGGGCATTACGCACCGCGCGTGGGAGGTCAAGCGCGAGGACGCCGTCGGGGCCATCCGCGCTATGCTCGACCAAGCACCGGAGCCAGCACTGGTCGACGACCCTACCTACGCTGCCGCGCTGGTCGGGGCATCACAGCTCCTGACCGACGATGCCCGTGCCGCCGGCACCTACACGGGCAAAGAGCCGTTCATCTTTGCCGTAGCTGTGCTCTTCCCCGCCGCGCAGGTCAGCGGCGCCGCGCCGCAGGTTCCGACAGGTCTGCTCACGCACCAGGTCGCGCGGTTCTAG
- a CDS encoding histidine phosphatase family protein: MNKDLYLVRHGQTIFNLKRIIQGWSDSPLTQLGCDQAARAGMFLRARGIEPDHAYTSTLHRTEQTIANLWPGLAYERLDGLREWFFGDYEAERVMLMPERPWRDFYRQFGGEGQMQVRERMVATLTELMQRPDHTCVLAVSHGSAIKEFMDHVRGAAADERERVPGNCSVLHFVFDDEAGTFELIEIFTQEDYARELGLEPLVATAGPQRG; the protein is encoded by the coding sequence ATGAATAAAGATCTGTATCTGGTCCGTCATGGACAGACGATATTCAACCTCAAGCGTATCATTCAGGGGTGGAGTGACTCGCCGCTTACGCAGTTGGGCTGCGACCAGGCGGCGCGCGCCGGCATGTTTTTACGTGCGCGCGGCATTGAGCCCGATCATGCCTACACCTCCACGCTTCATCGCACCGAGCAGACTATCGCCAACTTGTGGCCGGGCTTGGCGTACGAGCGCCTGGACGGCCTGCGTGAGTGGTTCTTTGGTGACTATGAGGCCGAGCGCGTGATGCTCATGCCCGAGCGCCCGTGGCGCGACTTCTATCGCCAGTTTGGCGGCGAGGGCCAGATGCAGGTGCGCGAGCGCATGGTGGCGACGCTGACCGAGCTTATGCAGCGTCCGGACCATACGTGCGTGCTCGCGGTAAGCCATGGCTCGGCCATCAAGGAGTTCATGGACCACGTGAGGGGTGCGGCGGCCGACGAGCGCGAACGCGTGCCGGGCAACTGCTCGGTGCTGCATTTCGTGTTTGACGACGAGGCCGGTACGTTTGAGCTGATTGAGATTTTTACGCAGGAGGATTACGCGCGCGAGCTGGGGCTTGAACCGCTTGTGGCTACTGCAGGTCCGCAGCGCGGATAA
- a CDS encoding histidine phosphatase family protein yields MADLYLVRHGQTELNVQSILQGWHDSSLTARGREQALTARTAFAARGVAFDHVYSSPLGRARHTAELIVGEGRSIELVDDLREWHFGSLEGTSNREMPPQPWGDYPVAFGGESESELQSRMVAALSRIMARPQHDCVLAVSHGSACQEFLEYVTGEGELPDNGAVLHFGYCDGAFSLLDW; encoded by the coding sequence GTGGCAGATCTGTATTTGGTTCGGCATGGGCAGACTGAGCTCAATGTGCAGAGCATTTTGCAGGGCTGGCACGATTCGTCGCTTACGGCGCGCGGGCGCGAGCAGGCGCTGACGGCGCGTACGGCGTTTGCGGCGCGTGGCGTGGCCTTTGATCATGTGTATTCCTCGCCGTTGGGCCGGGCGCGGCATACGGCCGAGCTTATCGTTGGCGAGGGCCGTTCCATAGAGCTGGTCGATGACCTGCGTGAGTGGCATTTTGGCTCGCTGGAGGGCACATCAAATCGCGAGATGCCGCCGCAGCCCTGGGGTGATTATCCGGTTGCCTTTGGTGGCGAGTCGGAAAGTGAGCTTCAGTCGCGCATGGTCGCGGCGCTGTCCCGCATCATGGCCAGGCCGCAGCACGACTGCGTGCTGGCGGTTTCCCACGGCTCAGCCTGCCAGGAGTTTCTTGAGTATGTGACTGGCGAGGGGGAGCTACCCGACAACGGCGCCGTGCTTCATTTTGGCTATTGCGACGGGGCGTTTTCGCTCCTTGATTGGTAA
- a CDS encoding nitroreductase family protein, whose protein sequence is MNEAVPEAPSSVESMAKQGCEKLGLDAFDALVRRARTCRRFDESMRVPREFLLELAELAHLAPCGANAQRLRFHVVSGAEDCARVFDELAWAGALKDWPGPDEGERPTGYIAILAERAVPGKPAAPITEVDTGIAAQTMMLAARSASPEVAACMFKAFTPRAIDAMGLDNDKYELKLIMAFGVPAETQVIDAIDSNPDGSINYWRDEAQVHHVPKRSLADVLV, encoded by the coding sequence ATGAACGAAGCAGTTCCCGAGGCACCGTCGAGTGTCGAATCGATGGCAAAGCAAGGTTGCGAAAAGCTCGGCCTGGATGCGTTCGATGCGTTGGTTCGCCGCGCTCGCACGTGCCGCCGCTTTGACGAGTCCATGCGCGTGCCGCGCGAGTTTTTGCTCGAGCTGGCGGAACTGGCGCACCTGGCTCCCTGTGGCGCCAATGCTCAGCGTCTGCGTTTTCATGTGGTAAGCGGTGCAGAGGACTGCGCGCGTGTATTTGACGAGCTTGCATGGGCCGGTGCGCTCAAGGATTGGCCGGGCCCCGATGAGGGTGAGCGCCCGACCGGCTACATCGCGATTCTGGCCGAGCGCGCCGTTCCGGGCAAGCCCGCCGCTCCCATTACCGAGGTCGACACGGGCATTGCCGCGCAGACGATGATGCTCGCCGCCCGCAGCGCCTCGCCCGAGGTGGCAGCCTGCATGTTCAAGGCCTTTACGCCCCGCGCGATCGATGCCATGGGGCTCGATAACGACAAATATGAGCTCAAGCTGATCATGGCGTTTGGCGTTCCGGCCGAGACACAGGTGATCGATGCGATCGATTCCAACCCCGACGGCTCCATCAATTATTGGCGCGACGAGGCGCAGGTGCACCACGTACCCAAGCGTTCGCTCGCCGACGTGCTGGTGTAG
- a CDS encoding DUF308 domain-containing protein encodes MGIFKNDDQKSSQFGFDEKSMAGKAVKAVRWIYAITGVLALVAGIALLFAPAKSLVFLTTVLGFYFVITAAIRLFTAVFEPLLPTGWRVTSIISNLLIILGGVIILRNQAFSTATLTTMVVIVAGFGWIVEGVMSILESELSSNRALAILSGALSIIAGMFVFIYPLWSAKMLVIFSGAALLVFGVTLIVRAIQFGKLVH; translated from the coding sequence ATGGGCATCTTTAAGAATGATGACCAAAAATCGAGCCAGTTTGGATTTGACGAGAAAAGCATGGCAGGCAAGGCCGTCAAGGCCGTGCGCTGGATTTACGCCATCACGGGCGTCTTGGCGCTCGTCGCCGGCATCGCACTGCTGTTTGCGCCTGCCAAGTCCCTCGTCTTCCTAACGACCGTCTTGGGCTTCTACTTTGTGATCACGGCCGCGATCAGGCTGTTTACCGCTGTTTTCGAGCCACTGCTGCCCACCGGCTGGCGCGTGACGAGCATCATCTCCAACCTACTCATTATCTTGGGCGGCGTCATAATCCTGCGCAACCAGGCCTTCTCGACCGCGACGCTCACCACGATGGTGGTTATCGTGGCCGGCTTTGGCTGGATCGTCGAAGGTGTCATGTCCATTCTGGAGTCCGAGCTTTCGTCCAACCGTGCCCTCGCCATCCTGAGCGGCGCACTCTCCATCATCGCCGGCATGTTCGTGTTTATCTATCCGCTGTGGTCGGCCAAGATGCTCGTCATCTTTAGCGGCGCCGCACTGCTGGTGTTTGGCGTAACGCTGATTGTTCGCGCTATTCAATTTGGCAAACTGGTGCACTAG
- a CDS encoding DUF188 domain-containing protein — MPRTLFIDADACPVTRESIDCARRAGVAVVIAGNSTQNLERHIRRNDPRDVEHARRGFWVTTLDVSVGADSADFAIVERLQAGDVVVTQDIGLASMVLGRDAAAIGVRGRVYDKATIDMQLFIRHEEKKVRRAGGRTRGPAAFTSEDRARFKRNLTELLR; from the coding sequence ATGCCGCGAACGCTCTTTATTGATGCAGACGCCTGCCCGGTCACGCGCGAGTCGATTGACTGCGCGCGGCGGGCGGGCGTTGCCGTCGTTATCGCCGGCAACAGCACGCAGAACCTGGAACGCCACATTCGCCGCAACGATCCGCGCGACGTCGAGCATGCGCGACGCGGATTTTGGGTCACGACGCTCGATGTGAGCGTGGGCGCCGACAGCGCCGACTTTGCCATTGTCGAACGCCTGCAGGCGGGCGACGTAGTCGTGACGCAGGACATTGGCTTGGCGAGCATGGTGCTCGGGCGCGATGCCGCCGCCATCGGCGTGCGCGGGCGCGTCTACGATAAGGCGACCATCGACATGCAACTGTTTATTCGCCACGAGGAAAAGAAGGTGCGCCGCGCCGGCGGTCGCACTCGCGGTCCGGCGGCATTTACCAGCGAAGACCGGGCCCGCTTTAAGCGCAACCTCACCGAGCTGCTGCGCTAA
- a CDS encoding putative manganese transporter yields MDLLIDILLDAGKDTLSLVPFLLVTYLALETLEHVAGDRVNGAIKRAGAAGPVVGSLLGMVPQCGFSAMAATLYAGRVVTLGTLVAVFLSTSDEMLPLLLAEQVPVQTMAMLLASKALIALVTGFIVDAAIRGLRRNARAHAAIRRTVLGTAANPAHVNCAHDDHTGGDIIDEVAEAGVSADHIHELCERDHCGCDEDEDEHEHGHGHDHGHEDEHEHHDGHGHSRSHEGAPLLSIIRSAISHTVQVSVFIFLVTLILVAVLETFGESAIEQFLRGNETLAVLGSALVGLIPNCSASVVITQLYLEGALQLAPMLAGTLISAGVGYLVLFRTNRSARENVLFLIMMYVIGAGWGLILSAVGL; encoded by the coding sequence ATGGATTTGCTGATTGATATTCTGCTTGACGCCGGCAAGGACACGCTCTCGCTGGTGCCATTCTTGTTGGTGACGTATCTGGCTCTCGAGACCTTGGAGCACGTCGCGGGTGACCGCGTTAACGGGGCCATCAAGCGCGCCGGCGCCGCGGGTCCCGTGGTTGGCTCGTTGCTAGGCATGGTGCCGCAGTGCGGCTTTTCGGCAATGGCGGCCACACTGTACGCCGGTCGCGTCGTGACCTTGGGCACGTTGGTGGCGGTGTTCCTTTCGACCTCCGATGAGATGCTGCCGCTGTTGCTCGCCGAGCAGGTGCCCGTGCAGACCATGGCGATGCTTTTGGCTTCGAAAGCACTGATCGCGCTGGTCACGGGCTTTATCGTGGACGCCGCCATTCGCGGCCTGCGTCGTAACGCTCGCGCGCATGCGGCGATTCGCCGTACCGTGCTGGGAACCGCGGCCAACCCGGCCCACGTGAACTGCGCGCACGACGACCACACTGGCGGTGACATCATCGACGAGGTGGCCGAGGCGGGCGTGAGCGCCGATCACATCCATGAGCTGTGCGAGCGCGACCATTGCGGTTGCGATGAAGACGAGGACGAGCACGAACACGGACATGGCCACGATCACGGTCATGAGGACGAGCATGAACACCATGATGGCCACGGTCACTCCCGCTCTCACGAGGGCGCGCCCCTCCTGTCGATTATTCGCAGCGCCATCTCGCACACCGTGCAGGTATCGGTATTCATTTTTCTGGTGACGCTGATTCTGGTCGCCGTGCTCGAGACCTTCGGCGAGTCCGCGATCGAGCAGTTCCTGCGTGGCAACGAGACGCTCGCCGTCCTGGGTTCGGCGCTTGTCGGCCTGATTCCCAACTGCTCGGCCAGCGTCGTCATCACACAACTGTACCTGGAAGGCGCGCTGCAGCTGGCCCCGATGCTCGCCGGCACGCTCATCTCTGCTGGTGTGGGCTACCTGGTGCTGTTCCGCACCAACCGCAGCGCCCGCGAAAACGTCCTGTTCCTGATCATGATGTACGTCATCGGTGCCGGCTGGGGCCTCATCCTATCCGCCGTTGGCCTTTAA
- a CDS encoding 3'-5' exonuclease: MNVSQALEYERQPFIPMFIYGDHGAMESERQKGEEALKVLETEYFTAEGDPSFDFATVRDLADRNRDLCDQIGEARLRNVTPATLSRGLSDADTCAAIGKMQKRTAASVMREIRGDRDALGVAYARKPIQGTVLGIDIETTGRAPERGYIINVGWEIMDLTSDAVPHDAEAHYCGLPDIYRGEDVPLSNIHHITWDDIDGKKPFRENKELQKQLLKLMKKYPYMAHNAAFEDSWFKIHLDGYAEARRAGKIIVIDSRQICRSLDADVRSLPRESAPAALENWARRRGTLAADANEQHLGLDDTDLMLRTVQAEFNLKNLFAK, from the coding sequence ATGAACGTTTCACAAGCACTCGAATACGAGCGCCAGCCGTTTATTCCCATGTTTATCTATGGCGATCACGGCGCCATGGAGTCCGAGCGCCAGAAGGGCGAGGAGGCCCTCAAGGTGCTCGAAACCGAGTACTTTACCGCCGAGGGCGACCCCAGCTTCGACTTTGCCACCGTGCGCGACCTGGCCGACCGCAACCGCGACCTGTGCGACCAGATTGGCGAGGCACGCCTGCGCAACGTGACGCCCGCGACGCTTTCGCGCGGCCTGTCCGATGCCGACACCTGCGCCGCCATCGGTAAGATGCAAAAGCGCACCGCCGCGTCGGTCATGCGCGAGATCCGCGGCGACCGCGACGCGCTCGGCGTGGCCTACGCCCGCAAGCCCATCCAGGGCACCGTGCTCGGTATCGACATCGAGACCACCGGCCGTGCACCCGAGCGCGGCTATATCATCAACGTGGGCTGGGAGATCATGGATCTCACCAGCGACGCCGTGCCGCATGACGCCGAGGCACACTACTGTGGCCTGCCCGACATCTACCGCGGCGAGGATGTGCCGTTGTCGAATATCCACCACATCACCTGGGACGACATTGACGGCAAAAAGCCGTTCCGCGAGAACAAGGAATTGCAGAAGCAGCTGCTCAAGCTTATGAAGAAATACCCGTACATGGCGCATAACGCCGCGTTCGAGGACAGCTGGTTCAAAATTCATCTGGACGGTTACGCCGAGGCACGCCGCGCCGGCAAGATTATCGTCATCGACTCGCGCCAGATCTGCCGCAGCCTGGATGCCGACGTGCGCTCGCTCCCCCGCGAGTCCGCGCCCGCCGCGCTCGAGAACTGGGCCCGCCGCCGCGGCACCCTCGCCGCCGACGCCAACGAGCAGCACCTGGGCCTCGACGACACCGACCTCATGCTCCGCACCGTCCAAGCCGAGTTCAACCTCAAGAACCTGTTTGCCAAGTAG
- a CDS encoding metalloregulator ArsR/SmtB family transcription factor — protein MSIRVDETKLDIEATEPAIPTTCSPEDLPDEELLYDLADLFKVFSDTTRIKILYALMGRELCVADIAEATETSQSAVSHQLRTLKQSHLVKFRRDGRNILYSLADDHVYTMLNQGMSHICE, from the coding sequence ATGAGCATCCGCGTTGATGAAACGAAACTCGACATCGAGGCCACCGAACCCGCGATCCCGACCACCTGCTCGCCCGAGGACCTTCCCGACGAGGAGCTTCTCTACGACCTCGCCGACCTGTTCAAGGTCTTCAGCGACACCACGCGCATCAAGATCCTCTATGCCCTCATGGGCCGCGAGCTCTGCGTGGCAGACATCGCCGAAGCGACCGAAACCTCGCAGTCCGCGGTGTCGCACCAGCTGCGCACACTCAAGCAGTCGCACCTGGTTAAATTCCGGCGCGACGGGCGCAATATCCTCTACTCGCTCGCCGACGACCACGTCTACACCATGCTCAACCAAGGCATGAGCCACATCTGCGAATAG
- a CDS encoding heavy metal-associated domain-containing protein, translating to MKKQFKLDEIDCANCARELQDELAKLEGVKSVSVNFMTQKLTLEADDAEFDEVLNRVVEFTADAEPDCEIIL from the coding sequence ATGAAAAAGCAGTTCAAGCTCGACGAAATCGACTGCGCCAACTGTGCGCGCGAGCTTCAGGACGAGCTGGCCAAGCTCGAGGGCGTCAAATCCGTGTCCGTCAACTTCATGACCCAAAAATTGACGCTCGAAGCCGATGACGCCGAGTTCGACGAGGTACTCAACCGCGTTGTAGAGTTTACGGCCGACGCCGAGCCGGACTGCGAGATCATTCTCTAG